CAGGACTTAATTGTCCTAAAACAGGTTGAGGCATAGAGGCTAAGGGTTGAGTCGATTGCTCTGTATAGAACTTGGACATCTCAAACTCCTAAATTAAGTCAATGAATGACCTGCAATTGCACATTTTTACGTACAACAGTGGGTCAGCAAACCCATGACAGGTGGTGAATTATTTAGCCAGCCACTTCTGTTGATCGGAACTATCTTTGGCAATGACTAAATAATTCGGAGACTGATATTCGATCGTTAAAACTTGTTGACCTCGATACGGGATGATTTTTGCCCAATGGGGTAACTGAGCATTAATCGTCACTAAGCGATGGGCTGAATCGATGACATCCACTTGACCAATTTTGCCCTCAGTTTCTAAAGGCACAAAAGCAGAACTGACGGTACCGATACAACCAATTAGGCGATCGCTATTTCCTTCTTCACCAAACGAAGCAAAGATTTTGCCTAACGGACGAGCAATTAACCTTCCTAGATACAGACTCATCGCCAGCGAACCCAAAAGAATCACCTGACTGAGAAAACCGGTGGGTGAATTCAACAGGACATTGAACATCCAACCTAAAACACCCCAAAGGCTAAAGTCAGTGGCGAGGAGTAGAATTAAAGGGGCTTTGCCAAAACCCAACCATCCTAAAATTTGTAAAGGGCTAAAGTCCCCATCGCTATCGGCATCTAAATCTAAGAGATTGTCGCCCGCCTCAAAGTCAGCATCGCCCTCTAGATCGAGATCGTCATCTCCTCCACCTGAGATAATTACAAATACAAATAAGAAAATGCCTATTCCTAAAAAAATCCAATAGGGGATATTGCTGAGGTTAAAAAGCATAGTAATGGCTGCCTGGAGAGGGGCTGAAGTCATTAGCTACAGCAGAGTCTACTCCCGGTTCGCAAGAATACAATAAAAAAGAAGGAAAATTATAGAATCATGAAGCTCAAACGAATCGGTCACGTTGCCATCTGCGTTCAAGATATTGACCGCGCTGTGGAATTTTACAAGAATCTGGGAATGGAAGTCGCTTGGCAAGATAGCGACTGGGCGTATCTGAAAGCCGGAGAGGATGGGTTAGCGCTGCTCAGTCCGGGGTATGCTCAAGCGGGGCCTCATTTTGGGTTTATTTTCCGCGATCGCGCCGAGATGGAAGCCAGTTACGAGCAACTCTCAGCGCAAAACGTGAAAATGACTAAAATTCACGAACACCGCGATGGAACCGCCTCCTTCTACGGACAAGATCCAGACGGAAACTGGTTTGAGTATTTGTATGAACCCGCTTTAGTGAGTGCTGAGTAGTTAAGAGGATGGGGGGATGGAGAATTGTGTAGGTTGGGTTGAGGTACGAAACCCAACAGCCGCCAGGGTTGTGTTGGGTTTGATTTCCCCCCTACCAAGGATTACCAATAAGGGTGAACGCAGACCAAAAATAGGGATGAGAGAGGTTTTCTTGTCCGCTTAACAGCGTTGAGGGGAGAGGAACCGTACCGAGTCCGGGAATCTGCAATTGATTGTCTTCGACTCGCACTTGACCTTCCAGCATCGCCACTTGGGTGCGTCTAAGCGCTTCCGCTTTAATTGGGGCCGTTTTCAGTTGGGTGTAGAAGTCCGACATCAAACCCAAAGTTCCCTCATCGGAAACGTACCACAAACTGGCTAAAGCCGATTTTGCCCCAGACTGAACGGCGAAACCGCCAAAACCGAGTTCAGCTTGTTCGTCTCCTAATGCAGTCCGACAGGCGCTTAACACCACCAAATGCACGGGAGGATTTGCCCAACCCAGTTGGCGCATCTGATCGAGTTGCAATCGCTCATCCCAAAGCTGAATATAGGAGTTGCTAGGCGCACCGGCTCGAAATTCGCCATGCGTAGCGAGGTGAACGATACCATAAGGTCGGCGCGATCGCGCGGCTTTGAGGTTGCTTAAGGTAAAGGCTTGGTTTAAGAAACTGTCTCCAGACCATTCTTGAACGATCGTTCTCACTTCGGTAGGGACGGCGGGTAAGGGACTTTGATCGGTAAATTCTGACGAACCCATCGCCAAAACTTGGGTCTGTTTAATATCCACATAGCGCGTATCAACTAAGCTCAAACTGGGCATTAAGCCAACACTGTATTCTTGAACGAGGAATTGTTCGCCACTGTGGATCGCGGCGAGGGGGGTAGAACGCAAACCCACATCGAGAATAAAGACCAGATTGTCAATTTCTCGCTCTTCTAAGTCGGGTTTGAGGGGTGCAACGATCCAACCATACAACCTCTGAGCGGGGGGCAGATAGCTTGTAGTATTAATCCGTCGGGGGTTGGTGACTTCAGATTTAAAGTTATTGGCAATTTGGGTAACTTGCGATCGCGTTACGCCAGCCAGACGTTTGCGAACCGGGGGCCCATTCCGGGTAATCATCAACAACTCTAATTCATCGTTGGGGCTAGCAATTAGGCTGCGTCCGCTTGGATCGGTGTTGTCACCTGGCGTAGCGGCGAGGAAGTTAACGTAGATGATGGCGGGTTTAACGCCGGTGTCTTTCTCAATTTCGCTGAGAATTTCCCGTGCTTCGGTGAGCGATCGCACTTCGGTACTGGGGAAAGGCAGATCCAGATAATTTACGTACTCCTGGGTAAGAGAAGCTTCGCGCGATCGCACCAACAAATCAAGCTCAAACTCAGTTAAGGTGCTGAGATCGGGTAAATCTCGTAAAGGAATCTCTTCAGCTTGTAAGTCTCGCCCCAGCTTAATTTGGGTTTCCCTGGGGATGATGACGGGTTCTGGTGTGGGTGCTGGCGTCGGAACCGGGGTAGGTGTGGGTACTGGCGTCGGAACCGGAGTTGGTGTGGGTACTGGCGTCGGAACCGGAGTCGGTGTGGGTACTGGCGTCGGAACGGGGGTAGGTGTGGGTACTGGCGTCGGAACGGGGGTAGGTGTGGGTACTGGCGTCGGAACCGGAGTCGGTGTGGGTGTGGGGATAGGTCTAGGGGTGGGTGTTGGCGTCGGTGTCGGCGTCGGGGTGGGTGCTGGCGATCCCGTCACGCGAATTTGCCCTTGCTCGAAACAGATCCCCTCAATGCAGGGGAAAATGCCCGATGGGAGGGTATCTGTTCCTGTGGTCATTAGCCCTTCAGTGCGGCTGATCGGATCGGGAGAGGGGGTTTCAGGTGTTTCTGCGACAAAGAAGAAGGGTTGTCCTTGGATAATTGAAATATTGCCACCTCCAGAGGGCCCGGCGGTTGAAATACTGGCATTGACGCCATTGCGATCGCTAAAGGTGCTTAAGGCTTGAAAGGTTCCCTCAGATTGGATGGAAACAAACCCCCCAGTTCCGGTAGTAGCGTTTGGACTGGCTCCCCCTTGGGTATTAATCCAATCTACAATCACATCGCCTTCTGGATCGAGGGTGACATTTCCACCATTGCCAAACTGAGAGCTAGAGTTAATTTGACCTGCTGTAATCGAAATTTGAGCCAGTAGTTGAATTTCTCCGCCTTGGGTAAGCCCTTCGTCACCAGAACTGCTACTGTCTAAATTGCCAGTGGCGATCGCACCGGCTAACCCCTCAGAGATTCCCGTTAGGAAGATGTTTCCCCCAACTCCAAAGGCTGAAGTATTGATATTTCCGGTCAAAATATCGCCCGATGCTTCGAGTCTGACGTTTCTCCCATCTCCGTTGGGGTTACTGGCGTTAATATCGGTAACGGTCAGATTACCATTGGGCGATCGCAGCAGTAAATCGCCTCCCAACCCTTGCAGATCGATTAAACCTGTCACCACAATGCCATTAGGCGCTTCTAAGGTGACTGCTCCCCCATTCGGAGCAACAGAACGGGCTGTAATATTCCCTTGAATGCGGATACTATCATCGCTGGAAATATTGATTGCGCCGTTTCCGAAAATACTGCCACTGGTAATGACATCGCCTGTGGTGACGGAACCCAAAGCATCGATGAAAATGGCACCCGGAACGCTAGAAGCGGTATTCAATGTTCCGGCGCTGGTATCGATCGTACCGCTGCTAATTAAACTGAGCGTTCTCCCTACTCCTGACGCACTCACAAGATCGATATTGCCTGTCGTAATTCTCCCAGCATCCAGCGTTAAGTCATCGGTACCTGTTAATCTAAATCCAGTCGTATCGATGGAACCCAAGGGCGATCGCAATACCGTTGCATATTGAAAGGTGAGATCGCTAGCCACTGCGATCGCACCGCTACTGTTAGCGCGTCCAATGGTGAGGCGAATTAAATTAGCAGTTGCTAAAGCACTCAAATCCAAACTATCGATATCTAAAGCCGCAGTGGGTGCTAAGGGGTTTCCACCCAGCACCATATTTTGACCTTCTGAAAAAGGCTGAAGGATTAAATCAATATTGTTACCTAAACTCGTCACCGAACCGCGAAAATCAATTTCATCTGCGGTGAAGAAAACGGTCGCTGCACTTGAAGGTAACTCTACGCCACCATTAAAGGTTAAACTGTTGCGACTCCCAATTTCTTGAGAACCCGTACCGGCTAGGCGGGTTTGTCCATCTACTGTGAGTTGAGAGAGCAATTCTTCCGAACCCACTGAAGCAGCAAAGGTGACAGTTCCGCTCGTTCCAGTATTAATGGTTAATTGGCGATCGCCGTTAACTGTTCCTTCAAAACTCACGTCGCCATCTGTCAATGCACCTCTGACATCAATAGCAATGTCATTATCTAATACAACCGGCCCAATTAAACGAGCGCTGGCCCCTCTGGTTGATGTCGCAACTCCCGTTAGATCGCCTCGCAAATTAATTCCACCCGTTCTAGCCAGTAGCGTCAAATCGCCAGCATTTGTCCCCCCTGATGTATTAATTGTATTGACAGTCAGGTTATTTTCAGCCAATAGCGTTACCGAGCCACCCGAACCCAGCGAGCCAGAAGTATTAATCGTACCGCTAATAATGAGACTTCCTTTGGAATCTATCACAACTTCTCCGCCATCTCCAGAAAAGATAGGAGAAACGTTAATCGATCCAACTTGAATATTACCCGCTAAATTATCATCGGGTAAATAGCGATTTGTGAGAAAAACTTGTCCCGATGAAACGCTATCTATATTAATGCTGCCAATGACAATATCGGCACTGGTTGCAGCAGGAAAAGGAGCCGCCGGAACGCTAGGGTCAAACGTACCAAATCCAGTCACGCCGACAGGGTTAACATCCGTTGTTCCCGCCCGAATATCTACAGTTGCTCTATTAACCCCACTAATAAAAATTAGCGTCCCATCTGAAAGGGTAACGCTATCATCTAATCCGGCAAATGTATCCGATCCAGAAATAGTAATTGAATTGTTGATGATAACGCTACCACCCGCAAAAATATGCAACGAATTGCCAAAATAAGAATTAAATATGACATCGCCATCAGCACGAATCACTGGATCGTAGGGGCTAAATAAACCGCCTAAACTGCCATCTAATTGTTCAATCCGAAAATTTCCGCCCGTGCGGTAATGAGTGTCCCCGCCTACAGGATTGGCAGACCTTAAAACCATATCTCCACCTGCAATTAATTCGCTGAGGGGATGGGTAAATGCAAATAAATCAATTGCTTGATTTCCTTGGAGTAACAATCGCCCTCCTGCTTGTAAAAGCAAGGGATGATTCGCACTATCTCGACCTCGAATTGTATTTCCAGCCAAAAGATTTAAGTCGCCTGTTGTCGAGATTTGACTTTCTACAAGCGTAAGATTATTTGAAGCGGCTAAAGTAGTAATTCCGGCATTGACATTTTTTGCAACAATATCTCCATTTTTAATCGGAATTCCTGAACCCGTAAGCTGAACTTCTCCCGTTTCTGTTAGACTTAAACCCGTTGCATGTTGGTTGAAATTTCCGCCAGTAATCAGTTGAGGAAGGCTGAGGGCGGTTATAGGTTGGGTTGTAGCAGGTAAGGGTTGAATATCTAAACTTAATAAATGACCTGCTTGCGATAAACGAACTAAACTTTCTCCGGGAATGGCTGCTATAACAATTTCGCCTTGGGGGGCAGAAATTTGTCCATTACTAACAACAGTTCCCCCTAATAGGGTTAAGTTCTGTCCAGAATTGACGGCTAAGTGACCCAAATTAATAATTGCACCGGGTTGCAAACTGGAAAAGGCAAAGCTGTTAGGATTGCCAATTAAACTGTGATAATCGTTACTGCCAAAAGCGTTAAACCAGTGATTGTTATCAAAACCAATCCCGGTGGCGGTACTTGCATTAAATGAACCCGGAATATTAAGTTGAGCATTGGAACCAAATACGATTCCATAGGGATTGAGTAAAAAGAGGTTAGATTGACCTCCTAAAACTTGAAGTAGACCGTTGATAAAGGAAGGACTGCCCCCATTAATGCGACCTAAAATATTATGAATATTTGGGTTTGAGAGAAAATTAGCTGTTTGATTCGCATCTAATCCAAATTGGCTAAAGCTATGAAAGAGGTTGCGTCCATCTCCTGAGAGTTTACCCCCACTGATGTCAATGCGATCGCCATTTTGATTGACTAGGGTTCCGGTTGTATCATTCGCCGGTACAATGGGTTGTGCGAGAACTGGCAAACCTGTCAATAGGCTTGTAAAGGATGCCAGCGCTAAACCCAAATATAGGGAAGACCCCTCTAATTTTTTTAAGTTTTGTTGCATAAAAAGAAGCCTGGGTAATGATGGATGAGGCGGAAGATGCGACTGTAGTGACCATCTATCTTACACAGTCTTTTTGCAGACAGAAGGAATTTTTTCTAAATTGCAAGAGTTCTCTTCTAGATATGAAAAAAAGCAAGTCCAGAACCCCGTGGACTTGCTTGAGCAATCTAGCGGAAAACCTTAAGCTAAATCGAACAGTAAGATTTCACCTTGGCTGTCTGTGCTAATCTCAAGCTGTTCGGTATTGCTAATGGCAACGCCGTCACCCCCTTCTAGCGGTTGATGGTTAACGACGGCTTGACCTTGGGCCACTTGCAACCAAGCATGACGACCGGGTTGTAAGGTATAGGTGAGGCGATCGCCCTTTTGCAACAAGCCAGCATAGAGATTAAGATCTTGATGGACGGTTACTGCCCCGTCGCGTCCATCGGGTGCGGCAATGAGGCGCAGTTGACCTTGCTTTTCTGCGGCTGAAAACGCTTTTTGTTCGTAACTCGGTTTTAGGCCTTCTTGGTTGGGTAAAATCCAAATTTGCAATAAATGCACGGGTTCGCTTTGAGAATGGTTATATTCACTATGGCGAATTCCCGTTCCTGCACTCATGCGTTGCACATCTCCGGGGCGAATGACAGAACCCGTACCCAGGCTATCTTTGTGTTCTAGCGCGCCTTCTAAGACATAGGTAATAATTTCCATGTCTCGATGTCCGTGGGTGGGAAAGCCACCTCCCCCTAGGACAATATCTTCATTAATGACGCGCAAGCTTCTAAACCCCATGTGTTTTGGATCGTAATAATTGGCGAAAGAAAAGCTGTAATGGGTGTCTAACCAGCCATAGTTCGCTTTTCCCCGTTCTTCTGATTTACGAATGGTCAGCATGATTCCTCCTTAATAAACCAAAATCGGTCAAACTAACAACAGAAACTTACCCATTGACGCAATCAAAACGTGGCGTAATTGCGATCGCAGAATTCAGAATTTGCAAATCAATCTCATCTCGATTCGCATAAGTTAATGGTAGACTTTATACAGACTTTTCGTAAAGTACGTACTTAAAAGTGGGATACTTACCAAAAAGATACTATGGAAGCTCAACAGGAAATTATCGCTAAACCGAGTTGCGCGGTTGAAACCACCATTCAAGTGATTGGGGGGCGCTGGAAAGTCTTAATTTTGCGCGAATTATTTTCTGGGGTAAAGCGGTTTGCTCAACTTCAGCGGGCGTTACCCGGAATTACTCAAAAAATGCTGACTCAGCAGTTGCGAGAACTCGAAGGCGATGGAATTGTGCATCGTCAGGTTTATCCTCAAGTTCCGCCCAAAGTTGAATACTCTCTTACCCCTTTAGGAGAAACTTTAAAGCCTGTTTTAGATGCCATGCATACCTGGGGAGTGCAGTTTCATTCTGGTCTATCCTAAAGCAGAAGGGGTTGAGCGTCGATCCCTGTCTGAAAGTAGAGTTGCGATCGCCCTAACATTTTTTAGGATTAGCACTAGCAACCTACCGATACAGGAATTTAACCCATGTCTCAAAATCAGCCGAATTCTGAAGACAACTTTGACGCCCAACGCCAAGCAGATGCGATCGCAATTGGCGAAGAAGAAGCCAGAAACATTGATGTCGAATCCGACTACGAAGCTTCCAAGCAGTACAGCGAGGGCGTAAGTGAAGAAGAGGCTCAAGCCGCGACGAGTCCCAAACAAAATCCGGCTCAGGTGCAAGCGCGATCGCAAAGTACCCCAGATGAATTTCGCAAAATGGCCCAAGAAGTTCAACCCAACAGCTAATCCTCAACAAAAAGTCGCCTGACTCAACGCAATCGGGCGACTTTAAACTTATAAAAAAGAAACGCCTGCCAAAATCATTAAAGACGCTGTAGAAAAGCCATCAATTCCATTAGGTAAAACTACCCGTCAAGAAATCAAAATTGCTAGCGCCACTAAACGGATCGATCGTCACAACCGGATCGGGAGTCGTTTGCACAAATCCCGGCGGCTGAATTTCGCGGACAATATAAGTCCCTGGGGTTAACCCTTGGAAACTATAAGCCCCCTGCTCGTTCGTCACCGTTGAAGGCTCATTCGCATCGAGAGTGCCATTTGCATTCAAATCCAGGTAAATCGTCACTCCAGGAATCGGCGGTTCGCCCGGATCGAGCAGAGCATTCGCATTCAGGTCATTAAACTTAATGCCGCTAATACTTCCCAACAACGGGCGGTTGCCAAAATCAATACCCAAATTTTGACCGGGCGCTAGAGTCACCGTAGGACTCGGCGTCGTTTGAGCAAAACCTGGGGGCACCACCTCGCGGACTGTATAGGTTCCCGGCGGTAAACCCGCAAACCCATACACCCCCTGTTGGTCTGTAATTGCAACAGGTTCGCCAGCATTGAGAAGACCGTCATTATTCAAGTCGAGGAAGATTTGAACGCCCGCAATTGGCGGATCGTTCGGCTCGCGAATGCCATTGCCATTGAGATCGTTAAACTTCGTGCCTGCAATCGAGCCTTGCGGTAAGAAGTTACCAAAATTCACCCCGCCCACATTTTGACCTGGAGCCAAGGAGATATTCGGATTTGCCGTAGTTTGCACAAATCCTGAAGGCGCAACTTCTCGAACCGCATAGTTACCCGCAGGCAACCCAAAGAAACCATAATTTCCTTGAGCATCCGTCACCGTCGTCGGTTCGCCGGGACTCGGCGCGCCGCTACCATCTAAATCGAGGAAGATTTGGACGCCTGCAATCGGCGGTTCGCCTGCATCAAAAAGACCATTCGCATTCAGGTCATTAAACTTCACCCCAGTAATGCTACCGAGCAACGCAGCATTACCGAAGTTAGCACCCACAACATTTTGACCCGGCGCTAGGCTGATATTCGGGCTAGGTGTTGTTTGGGCAAAACCGGAAGGAACAACCTCTCGAACCGCATAGTTGCCCGCAGGCAATCCAGAGAAACCATAATTTCCCTGAGCATCCGTCACCGTTACCGGATCGCCAGGACTCGGCGCGCCGCTACCATCTAAATCGAGGAAGATTTGGACACCAGCAATGGGCGGCTCGCCCGGATCGAAAACCCCATTACTATTGAGGTCATTAAACTTCACCCCAGAAATGCTCCCCAGTAAAGGAGCATTCCCAATCAGAACCCCAACATTTTGCCCAGGAGCAAGGTTAACCGTTGGCGAGGGTGTTGTCTGTTGGAAACCAGGAGGGACAACTTCTCGCACCACGTAGGTTCCGGCGGGCAAACCACCAAAGCCAAAAATGCCTTGAGCATCGGTGACAAAAACCGGATCGTTGGGGCTAAGGACGCCGTTATTATCCAGATCTAGGAAAACAGAAACCCCCGCAATCGGGGGTTCGCCTGGATCGAGGATACCGTTGCCATTGAGATCGTTGAATTTAGTCCCCGCAATGCTTCCCACAGGCTGTACGTTCCCAAAGTTAATACCAACTAAGTTTTGACCCGGAGCTAAGGTGACATTCGGACTAGGAGTCGTTTGAATGAAACCCAGTGGGGCAACTTCCCGCACGGCATAGTTTCCCGGTGGCAAGCCCACAAAGCTATAGCTGCCTTGGGGCCCGGTTAGGGTTGTTGGATTATTAGGGCTAGGTACGCCACTACCATCCAAATCGAGAAAGATTTGGACGTTGGGAATGGGAGGTTCGCCTGGATCGAAAATCCCATTGCTATTGAGGTCGTTAAATTTGATACCGGAAATACTTCCCAATAGGATCGTATTTCCAAAGTTGACATTACTGAAGTTCAGCGCCATAAAATCTCCACCACACTAAGAGATGATTGGTGAACTACCGAGTATTTGGCAGACAAGGCTATTTTATTCGGAAAAGATACCTTCGTCTCGTCCTAAATCAGTAAATTACTGGCATTTTGGCGAGATTTCCCTAATCTGGTTTCATTTTCAACACAGTAGAATAAATAAAAATGAAGCGGATAGAGAAGCACGCATGATTCCCACAGTTATTGAACAGTCAGGTCGCGGCGAACGCGCTTTTGATATTTTCTCGCGACTCTTGCGGGAGCGCATCGTCTTCCTGGGACAAGCGATTGACGCAGATGTGGCTAACTTAATTGTTGCCCAATTGCTGTTTTTAGATGCTGAAGATCCTGAAAAGGATATTTATCTGTACATTAATTCTCCGGGAGGTTCTGTGACTGCGGGGATGGGCATTTTGGACACGATGAACCAAATTCGCCCGGATGTTTGTACGATTTGTGTCGGCTTTGCGGCCAGTATGGGGGCGTTTTTGCTGAGTGCTGGAGCGAAGGGCAAGCGGATGAGTTTACCCCATTCTCGGATTATGATTCACCAGCCGTTAGGGGGCGCTCAAGGACAAGCGACGGATATTGAAATTCAAGCCAAGGAAATTCTCTATCACAAGGAACGCCTGAATCAACTGCTGGCAGAACATACGGGACAGCCGTTAGAACGCATCCAGGAAGATACGGAGCGCGATTTCTATATGTCGGCGGAAGATGCGATGAATTATGGTTTGGTGGATCAAGTGATTAACCGCAGACCTTCGGCAACTCAACCCGTTGCGGTGAATTAGGTTGCCGGGATGCTGAATGCGTTAGGAAGGAGTTCGCCTCCTTCCTTTTTTGTTTCGATCGGCGGGTTAAAATAGGGCTTCGTTGGGGGTGGGTTGCGTTTGCAAGTAGCTCAAAAATCCTTGCAGTTCGTCGCACTTGAGCAGGGCGCGAGATTTTTTGGCGTAGGTTTCTTCGAGGTATTCGCTCCCCTGTTCGTTACTCCAATTGAGACGTTCGAGTTCGACGGTGGTTTGGGCGTAGGCTTGCAGGTAGTGGAGAAATTCTAGCAGTTCGCGATCGCTCAAAAGCGCCCGCCCGTTTTTGCCGTAAATCCGCTTGAGATAGCTATTTTCTTGCTTTTGCGTCCAGCCGATGTGTTTGAGTTCGAGGTTGATTTGGATGCTGATTTCGGTAAAATCGACCGCCTCTTCAACGCTAGCACTCGGTTCTGGGAGGTTCGGCGGACTGTAAGCGGTATCCGCCTCCGGAAGCGGGGAGAGGTCTTCTGGCATCCAACTAGAGGACTCTTCCTCTAGGGGACTCTCTGAAGCTTCCCAGGTTGAAGTCACCTCTGGCACTGGAACATCCGGAATGCTGGTTTCGACTGGCTGAACGATGGGTTGGATAGGCGGTGATTGAGGTTCTAAAGGCGTTGTCTCCGGCGTTTCCACGACGGCGGGTTCAATTGGCTGCGGAACGGCTGCTTCTAGATGCCGAGAACCGTTTTGCAGGGGGGAGGTGCTAGAAGCGGGGGGATGAATATCTAAAAGCGCTAAAGCCCGAATTCTAGCTTGGTCTTCTGCTAATTCTAGGGTGGGGGCGGCGGCCATTCCAGAGGCAAGCGTTACCCCACTGACTTGTACGAGGGTTCTTACCAGGTAGTGACCTTCGTGAACTTGCAATAATTCTGAGACGAGGCCCCCTGTGGGATATTGCGAACGGAACTGAGTAAACATAAGCAATGTATCAGGCTTGAAAAGACGGAAATGAGTCTGGTTAGTCTGGTCAGTCGATCGGATCGCCAGGTTTAGAGGTTAATCTTTAGTAAGGAGTTCCAAAACGTTCTTTGAGTTGCAAATTTCAGGTTTGAATAAGTTATTAATGCTAGACCAAGTTTTTCACGCTACCCCAAACGTTGGAATTGACACCTTCTTCTTGCTAATCATTCTAGTCGCTTTAGAGGCGGTGCTGTCTGCGGATAATGCGATCGCGCTGGCGGCAATTGCTAAAAGCCTAGAAAATCCGAAGTTACAACGTCAAGCCTTGAATTTTGGCTTGATTGCTGCTTTTGTTTTACGAGCGCTCCTGATTGTGACCGCAACGTGGGTGATTCGATACTGGCAGTTTGAGCTGTTGGGGGCCCTTTATCTACTGTGGTTGACGGCTAAATATTTTTGGGATAAGGAAGAGGAAGCCAAAGAGGGACATCACGAACCGCGCTATACCTCTTTGTTGCAAGTGGTGCCAATTATTGCGGTTACGGATTTGGCTTTTTCCCTCGATAGTGTCACAACTGCGATCGCGCTGTCTAAAGAGATTTGGTTAGTTCTCGCCGGAGGAACCATTGGGATTATCACCCTACGGTTTATGGCGGGTTTGTTTATTCGCTGGTTGGATGAGTTTGTCTATCTCGAAGACGCCG
This Desertifilum tharense IPPAS B-1220 DNA region includes the following protein-coding sequences:
- a CDS encoding helix-turn-helix domain-containing protein, with the translated sequence MEAQQEIIAKPSCAVETTIQVIGGRWKVLILRELFSGVKRFAQLQRALPGITQKMLTQQLRELEGDGIVHRQVYPQVPPKVEYSLTPLGETLKPVLDAMHTWGVQFHSGLS
- a CDS encoding OB-fold-containig protein encodes the protein MTSAPLQAAITMLFNLSNIPYWIFLGIGIFLFVFVIISGGGDDDLDLEGDADFEAGDNLLDLDADSDGDFSPLQILGWLGFGKAPLILLLATDFSLWGVLGWMFNVLLNSPTGFLSQVILLGSLAMSLYLGRLIARPLGKIFASFGEEGNSDRLIGCIGTVSSAFVPLETEGKIGQVDVIDSAHRLVTINAQLPHWAKIIPYRGQQVLTIEYQSPNYLVIAKDSSDQQKWLAK
- a CDS encoding CHAT domain-containing protein; amino-acid sequence: MQQNLKKLEGSSLYLGLALASFTSLLTGLPVLAQPIVPANDTTGTLVNQNGDRIDISGGKLSGDGRNLFHSFSQFGLDANQTANFLSNPNIHNILGRINGGSPSFINGLLQVLGGQSNLFLLNPYGIVFGSNAQLNIPGSFNASTATGIGFDNNHWFNAFGSNDYHSLIGNPNSFAFSSLQPGAIINLGHLAVNSGQNLTLLGGTVVSNGQISAPQGEIVIAAIPGESLVRLSQAGHLLSLDIQPLPATTQPITALSLPQLITGGNFNQHATGLSLTETGEVQLTGSGIPIKNGDIVAKNVNAGITTLAASNNLTLVESQISTTGDLNLLAGNTIRGRDSANHPLLLQAGGRLLLQGNQAIDLFAFTHPLSELIAGGDMVLRSANPVGGDTHYRTGGNFRIEQLDGSLGGLFSPYDPVIRADGDVIFNSYFGNSLHIFAGGSVIINNSITISGSDTFAGLDDSVTLSDGTLIFISGVNRATVDIRAGTTDVNPVGVTGFGTFDPSVPAAPFPAATSADIVIGSINIDSVSSGQVFLTNRYLPDDNLAGNIQVGSINVSPIFSGDGGEVVIDSKGSLIISGTINTSGSLGSGGSVTLLAENNLTVNTINTSGGTNAGDLTLLARTGGINLRGDLTGVATSTRGASARLIGPVVLDNDIAIDVRGALTDGDVSFEGTVNGDRQLTINTGTSGTVTFAASVGSEELLSQLTVDGQTRLAGTGSQEIGSRNSLTFNGGVELPSSAATVFFTADEIDFRGSVTSLGNNIDLILQPFSEGQNMVLGGNPLAPTAALDIDSLDLSALATANLIRLTIGRANSSGAIAVASDLTFQYATVLRSPLGSIDTTGFRLTGTDDLTLDAGRITTGNIDLVSASGVGRTLSLISSGTIDTSAGTLNTASSVPGAIFIDALGSVTTGDVITSGSIFGNGAINISSDDSIRIQGNITARSVAPNGGAVTLEAPNGIVVTGLIDLQGLGGDLLLRSPNGNLTVTDINASNPNGDGRNVRLEASGDILTGNINTSAFGVGGNIFLTGISEGLAGAIATGNLDSSSSGDEGLTQGGEIQLLAQISITAGQINSSSQFGNGGNVTLDPEGDVIVDWINTQGGASPNATTGTGGFVSIQSEGTFQALSTFSDRNGVNASISTAGPSGGGNISIIQGQPFFFVAETPETPSPDPISRTEGLMTTGTDTLPSGIFPCIEGICFEQGQIRVTGSPAPTPTPTPTPTPTPRPIPTPTPTPVPTPVPTPTPVPTPVPTPTPVPTPVPTPTPVPTPVPTPTPVPTPVPTPTPVPTPAPTPEPVIIPRETQIKLGRDLQAEEIPLRDLPDLSTLTEFELDLLVRSREASLTQEYVNYLDLPFPSTEVRSLTEAREILSEIEKDTGVKPAIIYVNFLAATPGDNTDPSGRSLIASPNDELELLMITRNGPPVRKRLAGVTRSQVTQIANNFKSEVTNPRRINTTSYLPPAQRLYGWIVAPLKPDLEEREIDNLVFILDVGLRSTPLAAIHSGEQFLVQEYSVGLMPSLSLVDTRYVDIKQTQVLAMGSSEFTDQSPLPAVPTEVRTIVQEWSGDSFLNQAFTLSNLKAARSRRPYGIVHLATHGEFRAGAPSNSYIQLWDERLQLDQMRQLGWANPPVHLVVLSACRTALGDEQAELGFGGFAVQSGAKSALASLWYVSDEGTLGLMSDFYTQLKTAPIKAEALRRTQVAMLEGQVRVEDNQLQIPGLGTVPLPSTLLSGQENLSHPYFWSAFTLIGNPW
- a CDS encoding pirin family protein, with product MLTIRKSEERGKANYGWLDTHYSFSFANYYDPKHMGFRSLRVINEDIVLGGGGFPTHGHRDMEIITYVLEGALEHKDSLGTGSVIRPGDVQRMSAGTGIRHSEYNHSQSEPVHLLQIWILPNQEGLKPSYEQKAFSAAEKQGQLRLIAAPDGRDGAVTVHQDLNLYAGLLQKGDRLTYTLQPGRHAWLQVAQGQAVVNHQPLEGGDGVAISNTEQLEISTDSQGEILLFDLA
- a CDS encoding VOC family protein, with protein sequence MKLKRIGHVAICVQDIDRAVEFYKNLGMEVAWQDSDWAYLKAGEDGLALLSPGYAQAGPHFGFIFRDRAEMEASYEQLSAQNVKMTKIHEHRDGTASFYGQDPDGNWFEYLYEPALVSAE